One Prevotella melaninogenica DNA window includes the following coding sequences:
- a CDS encoding restriction endonuclease subunit S — MLNSENILLYYGRTTFPNKYYEQVDGETVDITEDIPFDIPNGWTWCRLKAICTIFTGATFKKEDSTTDKKGIRILRGGNILPFKINFNADDIFLPPNFVKENILLQRNDIVTPAVTSLENIGKMARIKDNLVDVTVGGFVFILRLYYSSDWLSKYLLAVMSSPTIIEYMKSITNKSGQAFYNIGKERLGTTLLPIPPHCEQHRIVSQIEKIFSEIKGN; from the coding sequence ATTTTAAATTCTGAGAATATTCTCTTATATTATGGTAGAACAACTTTCCCTAACAAGTATTATGAGCAGGTAGATGGTGAAACTGTTGATATAACAGAGGATATACCTTTTGACATTCCCAACGGTTGGACTTGGTGTCGCCTTAAAGCTATCTGCACAATCTTTACAGGAGCTACTTTTAAAAAAGAAGACTCAACAACAGATAAAAAAGGGATAAGAATTCTACGAGGAGGCAACATTCTTCCATTTAAAATAAACTTCAACGCTGATGATATATTTCTTCCACCTAATTTTGTAAAGGAGAATATACTTCTTCAAAGAAATGATATTGTCACACCTGCAGTAACAAGCTTGGAGAATATTGGAAAAATGGCACGTATTAAAGATAATTTGGTAGATGTTACTGTTGGAGGCTTTGTTTTTATACTACGCCTCTATTATTCAAGCGATTGGCTATCTAAATATCTTTTAGCAGTTATGAGTTCGCCAACTATTATAGAATATATGAAATCAATCACCAATAAATCAGGACAGGCATTTTATAATATAGGAAAGGAACGGTTGGGTACTACATTGTTACCAATACCACCTCATTGTGAACAACACCGAATTGTAAGTCAGATAGAAAAGATATTTAGTGAGATAAAGGGAAATTAA
- a CDS encoding tyrosine-type recombinase/integrase, producing MVESFKTALRESNMAENTISAYVYAVNDYFSKYKTLNKRNLLLYKANIIEQFRPKTVNLRIQALNKFLDHTGKSKLRLKSVKVQQHTFLENVISQADYIFLKQTLKQEENLMWYFVVRFLTATGARVSELIQIKVEHVNIGYFDIYSKGGKIRRLYIPKTLRIEATKWIKEKELSSGYIFLNRFGQRITTRGIAQQLKHFAEKYGLNRDVVYPHSFRHRFAKNFLDRFNDLALLADLMGHESIETTRIYLRRTASEQQKIVDRVVNW from the coding sequence ATGGTAGAATCATTTAAGACAGCTCTCAGAGAGAGCAACATGGCGGAGAATACAATTTCAGCATACGTTTATGCTGTCAATGACTACTTCTCCAAGTACAAAACGCTGAATAAGCGAAATTTACTTTTGTATAAAGCTAATATTATTGAGCAGTTTAGGCCTAAGACAGTAAACCTTCGTATTCAAGCCCTGAATAAGTTTTTGGACCATACTGGTAAGTCTAAGCTTCGCCTAAAATCAGTTAAAGTTCAACAACACACTTTCTTGGAAAATGTAATTAGTCAAGCGGATTACATCTTCCTTAAACAGACACTCAAACAAGAAGAAAATCTTATGTGGTATTTTGTTGTGCGTTTCCTAACTGCTACAGGTGCACGTGTCAGTGAACTTATTCAAATCAAAGTTGAACATGTTAACATAGGCTACTTTGATATTTATTCTAAAGGAGGGAAGATTAGACGGCTGTATATTCCTAAGACTTTGCGAATAGAAGCAACCAAATGGATTAAAGAGAAAGAACTATCATCGGGTTATATCTTCCTTAATCGTTTCGGACAACGGATCACGACACGTGGAATAGCCCAGCAACTGAAGCATTTTGCAGAGAAATATGGATTGAATCGTGATGTGGTCTATCCTCACTCTTTCCGCCATCGCTTTGCCAAGAATTTCCTCGACCGCTTCAATGACCTTGCTTTATTAGCCGACCTTATGGGGCATGAAAGTATAGAGACAACACGTATCTATCTGCGACGTACCGCAAGCGAACAGCAGAAAATTGTAGATAGGGTAGTGAATTGGTAA
- a CDS encoding YfhO family protein has product MKTWKRFLPDVLVVVLFAVISFAYFFVPVTQGKILYRHDASAGVGSAQEMTEYQNRTGEATRWTNAIFGGMPTYQMSPSYQSTDGLSQVMNAYHLWLPDNVWFLFVYLLGFYILLRAFDFRQSLAALGSIMWAFSSYFLIIIAAGHLWKVMALAYLPPMIAGIVLAYRGRYLSGFIVTAIFTAFEVKANHVQMTYYYLFIVLFMVIGYLVQAVRQKQLVGFLKASGILAVAALIGILINLSSLYHTWEYQKESMRGKSELLKADGANQTSSGLDRDYITQWSYGIDETMTLLVPDAKGGASVPLSQSSTAMSKVDPQIQSMIPQLYDAFPQYFGTQPGTSGPVYVGAFVLFLFILGLFLVKGTMKWALLAATILSVLLAWGHNFMGFTNFFLDYIPMYAKFRTVASILVIAEFTIPLLAALTLKRLVDEPELLGQKMKYAYISLGLTAGVALLVAVFPDMMGPFVSDQERQMINSIQGMDGNTAGTILANVSAMRAAMVSSDAWRSVIVILIGFALLFAYKMKKLRADYMVAGLLVLCLVDMWQVDKRYLNDEMFVPKSERDMPQQPTAADLEINKDKSLDYRVLNFASNTFNENETSYFHKSIGGYHPAKLRRYQEMIDAYIAPEMQKTMQAIAAAGGNMQAVDGVKTFPVLNMLNTKYFILPLQGGTTAPIQNPYAQGNGWFVNKLSYVDDANAEYAEVGKIDVRHEAVADKKFEAALGQAKVNDSTAIVKLDKYEPNNLQYTVNSKNGGVVVFSEIYYPGWTATIDGQPAELGRVNYILRAVSVKPGKHTVVLDFHPTSISTTETIAYIAIVILLLTIAGAGYMEWRKKK; this is encoded by the coding sequence TCACCATCGTATCAGTCAACAGACGGACTGTCGCAGGTGATGAACGCTTACCACCTTTGGTTGCCAGACAATGTATGGTTTCTTTTTGTCTATCTCTTAGGCTTTTATATCCTGTTGCGAGCCTTCGACTTCCGACAGTCGTTGGCAGCCTTGGGTAGTATCATGTGGGCTTTCTCGTCCTATTTCCTCATCATCATTGCTGCCGGTCACCTCTGGAAGGTTATGGCATTGGCTTATCTTCCACCGATGATTGCCGGTATTGTCTTGGCTTATCGAGGACGTTACTTGTCGGGATTCATCGTGACGGCTATCTTCACCGCCTTTGAGGTGAAAGCCAACCACGTGCAGATGACATATTACTATCTCTTTATCGTCCTCTTTATGGTCATTGGCTATCTCGTTCAAGCCGTTCGCCAGAAGCAACTCGTGGGTTTCCTCAAGGCTTCGGGCATATTGGCTGTAGCGGCATTGATTGGTATATTAATCAATCTCTCAAGCCTTTACCACACATGGGAGTATCAGAAAGAGAGTATGCGTGGCAAGAGTGAGTTGCTGAAGGCTGATGGCGCGAACCAGACAAGCTCTGGTCTTGATCGCGACTATATCACGCAGTGGAGTTATGGTATTGATGAGACAATGACCTTACTCGTACCTGATGCAAAGGGTGGAGCGAGTGTTCCATTGAGCCAAAGCAGTACGGCTATGTCGAAGGTTGACCCACAGATACAGTCAATGATTCCACAGCTCTATGATGCTTTCCCACAGTATTTCGGTACACAGCCGGGTACGAGCGGACCAGTTTACGTGGGTGCCTTCGTGCTTTTCCTCTTCATCTTAGGACTTTTCTTGGTGAAGGGTACGATGAAGTGGGCTTTGTTAGCAGCCACCATCCTATCCGTTCTTCTCGCATGGGGCCATAACTTCATGGGCTTTACTAACTTCTTCCTCGATTACATCCCGATGTATGCGAAGTTCCGAACGGTGGCAAGTATCCTTGTTATCGCTGAGTTCACCATCCCTCTCTTGGCAGCACTGACCTTAAAACGCCTTGTTGACGAGCCTGAACTCTTAGGACAGAAGATGAAGTATGCTTATATCAGCCTTGGCTTGACAGCGGGTGTAGCCCTTTTAGTGGCTGTATTCCCAGACATGATGGGTCCGTTTGTCAGCGATCAGGAACGCCAAATGATTAATAGTATTCAGGGCATGGACGGCAATACGGCAGGAACAATCCTCGCGAATGTCTCTGCGATGCGTGCTGCAATGGTCAGCTCTGATGCTTGGCGTTCGGTTATCGTTATCCTCATCGGCTTTGCGCTGCTCTTCGCTTATAAGATGAAGAAGCTGCGTGCCGACTATATGGTGGCTGGTCTTTTGGTGCTTTGCCTCGTTGATATGTGGCAGGTGGATAAGCGTTACCTTAATGACGAGATGTTCGTACCAAAGAGTGAGCGCGATATGCCACAGCAGCCAACGGCAGCCGACCTTGAGATTAACAAGGACAAGAGTCTTGACTATCGTGTGCTGAACTTCGCTTCTAACACGTTCAACGAGAACGAGACTTCTTACTTCCATAAGAGTATCGGTGGTTATCACCCTGCAAAGCTCCGTCGTTATCAGGAGATGATTGATGCTTACATCGCTCCAGAGATGCAAAAAACGATGCAGGCGATTGCTGCTGCAGGTGGTAATATGCAGGCGGTGGACGGCGTTAAGACCTTCCCTGTATTGAATATGCTGAACACGAAGTACTTTATCCTTCCACTGCAGGGTGGCACAACGGCACCAATACAGAACCCATACGCACAGGGCAACGGCTGGTTTGTCAATAAGCTTAGCTATGTCGACGATGCTAACGCAGAGTATGCTGAGGTGGGTAAGATTGATGTTCGCCATGAGGCAGTAGCCGATAAGAAGTTTGAGGCGGCTTTAGGTCAGGCTAAGGTGAACGATTCTACCGCAATCGTGAAGCTCGATAAGTATGAGCCTAACAACCTGCAATACACTGTCAACTCAAAGAACGGTGGTGTTGTCGTCTTCTCTGAGATCTACTATCCGGGTTGGACAGCCACTATCGACGGTCAGCCAGCAGAGCTCGGACGTGTTAACTATATCCTCCGTGCTGTGAGCGTGAAGCCGGGTAAGCACACCGTAGTCCTCGACTTCCACCCAACAAGTATCTCTACCACTGAGACCATCGCTTACATTGCGATTGTTATCTTGCTCTTGACGATTGCGGGTGCAGGGTATATGGAGTGGAGGAAGAAGAAGTAG
- a CDS encoding HU family DNA-binding protein, which yields MSIKFRMYQDNRKNSKRKGYWYARAVSPDLVSVKDLALRISERCTVTEPDILAVISALVFEMNQVLKDGNRVKLDGLGTFRVGIHSQGVQKAEDFNAQRDIYGAHVLFAPTVTIDAMKRRVKTLISGLRIQEAVQYDAPKAAEKAKNKGKKKENKPSAGPEPGEATATTEGHA from the coding sequence ATGTCAATCAAATTTCGTATGTATCAGGACAATCGTAAGAACAGCAAGCGCAAGGGTTATTGGTATGCCCGTGCGGTGTCTCCCGACCTTGTTAGCGTTAAGGATCTCGCTCTGCGTATCAGTGAGCGTTGCACCGTAACTGAGCCTGACATTTTGGCTGTCATCAGTGCGTTGGTGTTCGAGATGAATCAGGTTCTCAAGGATGGTAACCGTGTGAAGCTCGACGGATTGGGAACTTTCCGCGTAGGTATTCACTCACAGGGTGTTCAGAAGGCGGAAGACTTTAACGCACAGAGAGATATCTACGGTGCGCATGTGCTTTTCGCGCCAACGGTGACTATCGATGCGATGAAGCGTCGTGTGAAGACCCTCATCAGCGGTTTGCGTATTCAGGAGGCTGTGCAGTATGATGCGCCTAAGGCTGCCGAGAAGGCGAAGAACAAGGGCAAGAAGAAGGAGAACAAGCCTTCTGCTGGTCCAGAGCCAGGTGAGGCTACTGCCACTACTGAGGGCCACGCATAG
- a CDS encoding D-Ala-D-Ala carboxypeptidase family metallohydrolase, with protein MINDSHSNEIDFEERLSPHFTVGEMMRSGKAVGMGVKNVPEEDPAPGEASREEVIENLRELCRCVLEPLRRRVGRVIVVGGYRCEAVNRAVHGAEHSQHMRGEAADIHVTGLEMCRKYAAILAQTDFDQMILEPRESMIKRWIHISYRRDGKNRHQILGAK; from the coding sequence ATGATCAACGATAGTCATTCTAATGAAATAGATTTTGAGGAGCGGCTCTCACCACATTTTACGGTGGGCGAGATGATGCGCTCGGGAAAGGCGGTGGGCATGGGTGTTAAGAACGTGCCTGAGGAGGATCCTGCGCCTGGAGAGGCTTCGAGAGAGGAGGTGATAGAGAATCTTCGGGAGCTTTGTAGATGCGTCTTAGAACCGCTTAGACGGCGTGTGGGACGTGTGATAGTCGTGGGAGGTTATCGCTGCGAGGCTGTGAATAGGGCTGTTCATGGGGCTGAACATTCGCAACATATGCGGGGTGAGGCGGCTGATATTCATGTCACAGGACTGGAAATGTGTCGGAAATATGCGGCGATTCTTGCCCAAACGGACTTCGATCAGATGATTCTTGAGCCACGGGAGTCGATGATTAAGCGGTGGATTCACATCAGTTATAGGCGTGATGGGAAGAATAGACACCAGATTTTAGGAGCTAAATAG
- a CDS encoding smalltalk protein has protein sequence MIKPIWKNILHILVTVLTALATTLGVSSCM, from the coding sequence ATGATTAAACCTATTTGGAAGAATATCCTGCATATTCTCGTTACCGTACTCACTGCGTTGGCAACCACGTTGGGTGTCAGTTCTTGTATGTAA